One window of Cupriavidus oxalaticus genomic DNA carries:
- a CDS encoding helix-turn-helix transcriptional regulator, with the protein MLMEASHNQAAAHLFAQTTVSLSDFSALLGNIYQGPMEQVPWGKALEQIRRQLDANYVTLILRSPATDRRGLMINASEHGGSTLPGETSYNNYYYALDPFIGLPSDRVVTIDEHLGPGVWCQSEIYLQFLKDVGIRYILGADLRTDDGVECRFRVCRKHEGRDFSAADKALCTALLPHLKRAVDLHSRLDVVESERTVYASAIDRMLVGMVILDETGAIIKTNAAADEILGAKDGIRIAKGGLDVEYGQENRKFQRLLRQAMMGHLGTAPAVMEAMSITRPSGSARLGVLIRTIPLSEWSEDNRKRPACVVFIRDPERRSQASHDVVRQLFDFTPAETQLALQLANGLTLDEAADELGISKNTARAHLRAIFSKTGVTRQATLVRMLLSSVISLG; encoded by the coding sequence ATGCTGATGGAGGCGAGCCACAATCAGGCAGCCGCGCACCTGTTCGCGCAGACGACGGTGTCGCTGTCTGACTTCAGCGCGTTGCTGGGCAATATCTACCAGGGACCGATGGAGCAGGTGCCATGGGGCAAGGCGCTGGAGCAGATCCGCAGGCAGCTCGACGCCAACTACGTCACGCTGATCCTGCGTTCGCCGGCCACGGACCGGCGCGGGCTCATGATCAATGCCTCGGAGCATGGCGGTTCGACCCTGCCGGGGGAGACCTCGTACAACAACTACTACTACGCGCTCGATCCCTTCATCGGCCTGCCGTCGGACCGGGTGGTGACCATCGACGAGCATCTAGGGCCGGGCGTCTGGTGCCAGAGCGAGATCTACCTGCAGTTCCTCAAGGACGTCGGCATCCGCTACATCCTGGGCGCGGACCTGCGTACCGACGACGGCGTCGAATGCCGCTTCCGTGTCTGCCGCAAGCATGAGGGCCGCGATTTCTCGGCCGCGGACAAGGCGCTGTGCACCGCGCTGCTGCCGCACCTGAAGCGCGCGGTGGACCTGCATTCGCGCCTCGACGTGGTGGAGTCGGAGCGCACCGTCTATGCCAGCGCCATCGACCGCATGCTGGTCGGCATGGTGATCCTGGACGAGACCGGCGCCATCATCAAGACCAACGCCGCGGCCGACGAGATCCTGGGCGCCAAGGACGGCATCCGGATTGCCAAGGGCGGGCTGGACGTCGAGTACGGCCAGGAGAACCGCAAGTTCCAGCGCCTGCTGCGCCAGGCAATGATGGGGCACCTGGGCACCGCGCCGGCGGTGATGGAGGCGATGTCGATCACGCGTCCGTCCGGCAGCGCCAGGCTGGGCGTGCTGATCCGCACCATCCCGCTCAGCGAGTGGTCGGAGGACAACCGCAAGCGCCCGGCCTGCGTGGTCTTCATCCGCGATCCGGAGCGGCGCTCGCAGGCCTCGCACGATGTGGTGCGCCAGCTGTTCGACTTCACGCCGGCGGAGACGCAACTGGCGCTGCAGCTGGCCAACGGGCTCACGCTCGACGAAGCCGCCGATGAACTCGGCATCAGCAAGAACACGGCACGCGCGCACCTGCGCGCGATCTTCTCCAAGACCGGCGTGACCCGGCAGGCCACGCTGGTGCGCATGCTGCTGAGCAGCGTGATTTCGCTGGGCTGA
- a CDS encoding LLM class flavin-dependent oxidoreductase, whose amino-acid sequence MRFSLIYEAQTVDASRAGDHKVFDEIMEQVVLAEDMGFDVVWAVEHTALTNYAHMSAPETFLAFVAGRTQRIGIGHGVVCLPPAMNHPVKVAERIATLDILSGGRVHFGVGKGGTQQEAGTFGYDLNSLHPMIDESMYLIPRIMTQDEIEHDGEFIKIPRRPIHPKPRQDPHPLMYLACTNADTLQRAGARGMGALVLGFGGPEDVAKKNEIYRAAWESRKAEDQVGFRPHQHLAALCPTIVLEDGLAARKIGIKGQRYFMESLSYWYAGGERPDPSAWDDEHVTATDAQGKAVINTRFASEKVSVDFSDPSMMMLNPNHAYGTVEDCIGYVQRLIDAGADEILFICQMGTVPQWAQMETIRNIGEHVIPHFRKQGRKLSAVA is encoded by the coding sequence ATGCGTTTTTCGCTGATCTATGAAGCACAGACCGTCGATGCCTCGCGCGCCGGCGACCACAAGGTGTTCGATGAAATCATGGAACAGGTGGTGCTGGCCGAGGACATGGGCTTCGACGTGGTCTGGGCGGTCGAGCACACCGCGCTGACCAACTACGCGCACATGAGCGCGCCGGAGACTTTCCTCGCCTTTGTCGCCGGGCGCACGCAGCGCATCGGCATCGGCCACGGCGTGGTGTGCCTGCCGCCGGCGATGAACCACCCGGTCAAGGTGGCCGAGCGCATCGCCACGCTCGACATCCTGTCCGGCGGCCGCGTGCACTTCGGCGTGGGCAAGGGCGGCACGCAGCAGGAGGCGGGCACGTTCGGCTACGACCTGAACAGCCTGCACCCGATGATCGACGAGTCGATGTACCTGATCCCGAGGATCATGACGCAGGACGAGATCGAGCACGATGGCGAGTTCATCAAGATCCCGCGCCGCCCGATCCACCCCAAGCCGCGCCAGGACCCGCATCCGCTGATGTACCTGGCCTGCACTAATGCCGATACGCTGCAGCGCGCCGGCGCGCGCGGCATGGGCGCGCTGGTGCTCGGCTTTGGCGGCCCCGAGGATGTGGCGAAGAAGAACGAGATCTATCGCGCCGCGTGGGAAAGCCGCAAGGCCGAGGACCAGGTGGGCTTCCGCCCGCACCAGCACCTGGCGGCGCTGTGCCCGACCATCGTGCTGGAAGACGGCCTGGCTGCGCGCAAGATCGGCATCAAGGGCCAGCGCTATTTCATGGAGTCGCTGTCGTACTGGTATGCCGGCGGCGAGCGCCCGGATCCGTCCGCGTGGGACGACGAGCATGTCACCGCCACCGACGCGCAGGGCAAGGCCGTCATCAATACCAGGTTCGCTTCCGAGAAGGTCTCGGTCGACTTCAGCGACCCCTCGATGATGATGCTGAACCCGAACCATGCCTACGGCACGGTGGAGGATTGCATCGGCTACGTGCAGCGGCTGATCGATGCCGGCGCCGACGAGATCCTGTTTATCTGCCAGATGGGCACGGTGCCGCAGTGGGCGCAGATGGAGACCATCCGCAATATCGGCGAGCACGTGATCCCGCATTTCCGCAAGCAGGGCCGCAAGCTGAGCGCGGTGGCGTGA
- a CDS encoding FAD-dependent oxidoreductase, which yields MTQNTARLQAREFDVVVVGSGAGGMLAACRAADRGLSVVVLEKSSQYGGTSAVSGGGIWIPLNHHIAPAGGQDDYAKALEYILACTGDDGDPRRIRAYLEQAPRMLQYLEQQTGVRYYTLPRYADYFQKLPGAMPGYRALDPMPFDGARLREEFDRLRPPSPGTLVGGRVAVTSGEAHALLCRSPGWFGLAVRQFARYWLDFGWRRKTRRDRRLTLGNSLAGGLRRAMMDRAIPLWLDTALQDLVVEDGSVRGVRAVQDGQVVEIRALHGVILAAGGFERSQAMREQYLPQPTQAGWSATPPNNTGDAIRAGQAAGAGVALMSHVWGAPTVQVQGEEKQRALFIERAMPGCLVVNGQGRRFVNEAAPYSEFVPAMYRDHDKTGCSVPAWMVFDATFRHKYPCGPILPASVMPDRSIPAGLSGILVRADTLAQLAQRIGVDADGLAGSVARMNRYAATGVDEEFGKGDNLFDTYYSDPAVRPNPCLAPIGKAPFYAVRLDAGDIGTKGGLVTDASARVLREDGSAIAGLFAIGNTSASMMGTSYPGAGSTLGPAMTFGYIAADVIAQQARQPAAAPHAQTVQEAL from the coding sequence ATGACCCAGAACACAGCGCGCCTGCAGGCCAGGGAGTTTGACGTGGTGGTGGTCGGCTCGGGCGCCGGCGGCATGCTGGCCGCCTGCCGGGCCGCCGACCGCGGGCTGTCGGTGGTGGTGCTGGAGAAGAGCAGCCAGTACGGCGGCACCTCGGCGGTGTCCGGCGGCGGCATCTGGATCCCGCTCAACCACCATATCGCGCCGGCGGGCGGGCAGGACGACTACGCCAAGGCGCTCGAGTACATACTCGCCTGCACCGGCGACGACGGCGACCCGCGGCGGATCCGCGCCTACCTGGAGCAGGCGCCGCGCATGCTGCAATACCTGGAGCAGCAGACCGGTGTGCGTTACTACACGCTGCCGCGCTACGCCGACTACTTCCAGAAGCTGCCCGGCGCGATGCCCGGCTACCGCGCGCTCGACCCGATGCCGTTCGACGGTGCGCGCCTGCGTGAGGAGTTCGACCGGCTGCGTCCGCCGTCACCCGGCACGCTGGTGGGCGGCCGCGTGGCCGTGACCTCCGGCGAGGCGCACGCGCTGCTGTGCCGCTCGCCCGGCTGGTTCGGACTGGCGGTGCGCCAGTTCGCCCGCTACTGGCTCGACTTCGGCTGGCGCCGCAAGACCCGGCGCGACCGCCGCCTTACGCTCGGCAACAGCCTGGCCGGCGGCCTGCGGCGGGCAATGATGGACCGCGCGATCCCGCTGTGGCTCGACACCGCGCTGCAAGACCTGGTCGTCGAAGACGGCTCGGTCCGCGGTGTGCGCGCCGTGCAGGACGGGCAGGTGGTGGAAATCCGCGCGCTGCATGGCGTGATCCTGGCCGCCGGCGGCTTCGAGCGCAGCCAGGCCATGCGCGAGCAATACCTGCCGCAGCCGACGCAGGCCGGCTGGAGCGCGACGCCGCCCAACAACACCGGCGACGCGATCCGCGCGGGGCAGGCCGCCGGCGCCGGCGTCGCCCTGATGTCGCATGTGTGGGGCGCGCCGACTGTGCAGGTGCAGGGCGAGGAAAAGCAGCGCGCGCTCTTTATCGAGCGCGCCATGCCGGGCTGCCTGGTGGTGAACGGGCAGGGCCGCCGCTTCGTCAACGAGGCCGCGCCGTATTCCGAGTTCGTGCCGGCCATGTACCGCGACCACGACAAGACCGGCTGCAGCGTGCCGGCGTGGATGGTGTTCGACGCCACCTTCCGCCACAAGTACCCGTGCGGGCCGATCCTGCCTGCCTCGGTGATGCCGGACCGCAGCATTCCGGCCGGCCTGTCCGGCATCCTGGTGCGCGCCGACACGCTGGCGCAGCTGGCGCAGCGGATCGGCGTGGACGCCGACGGGCTCGCCGGCAGCGTCGCCCGCATGAACCGCTACGCCGCCACCGGCGTGGACGAGGAATTCGGCAAGGGCGACAACCTGTTCGATACCTACTACAGCGACCCGGCGGTGCGCCCCAACCCGTGCCTGGCGCCGATCGGCAAGGCGCCGTTCTACGCCGTGCGGCTCGATGCCGGCGATATCGGCACCAAGGGCGGACTGGTGACCGACGCCAGCGCGCGCGTGCTGCGGGAGGACGGCAGCGCTATCGCCGGGCTGTTCGCCATCGGCAATACCAGTGCCTCGATGATGGGCACCAGCTATCCCGGCGCGGGCTCGACGCTCGGGCCCGCGATGACCTTCGGCTATATCGCTGCGGACGTGATCGCGCAGCAAGCGCGGCAGCCTGCCGCCGCGCCCCACGCTCAAACCGTACAGGAGGCCCTATGA
- a CDS encoding ferredoxin--NADP reductase, with protein sequence MAPVQFHRLQIAEVITETEQAHSLVFALPDGLRDAFAYRPGQFLTLRVAVDGVPLQRCYSLSSTPEVDHALRVTIKRVQSGRVSNWICDHLGAGDTVEVMPPAGVFTPPTLHGDFLLLAGGSGITPVLSIAKAALRQGRGAVTLVYANRDERSVIFREALGELANSHPGRLRVIHWLDSVQGPPTQRQVEELVRPWSLAECFVCGPGPFMDAAQAALQQLGVPRGKLHVERFVSLPDVAAAKTPAAPVPNEPAAMRGAALTVQLDGAAHQLNVAPDETVLDALQRAGVAAPSSCRAGLCGACMCQVTQGDVTLGENHVLDRADLDAGWTLACQARPASDELHLKFPD encoded by the coding sequence ATGGCGCCAGTGCAATTCCATCGGCTGCAGATCGCCGAAGTCATCACGGAAACGGAGCAGGCGCATTCGCTGGTCTTCGCGCTGCCTGACGGCTTGCGCGACGCCTTTGCCTACCGTCCCGGCCAGTTCCTGACGCTGCGCGTGGCCGTCGACGGCGTGCCGCTGCAGCGCTGCTATTCGCTGTCGAGCACACCCGAGGTCGACCACGCCTTGCGCGTGACGATCAAGCGGGTGCAAAGCGGGCGCGTCTCCAACTGGATCTGCGACCACCTCGGCGCGGGCGATACGGTCGAGGTGATGCCGCCGGCCGGCGTCTTCACCCCGCCCACGCTGCATGGCGATTTCCTGCTGCTGGCCGGCGGCAGCGGCATCACGCCGGTGCTGTCGATCGCGAAGGCCGCACTGCGCCAGGGGCGCGGCGCGGTGACGCTGGTCTATGCCAACCGCGACGAGCGCTCCGTCATCTTCCGCGAGGCGCTCGGCGAGCTGGCGAACAGCCACCCCGGCCGGCTGCGCGTGATCCACTGGCTGGACAGCGTGCAGGGGCCGCCGACGCAGCGCCAGGTCGAGGAACTGGTGCGGCCGTGGAGCCTGGCCGAGTGCTTTGTCTGCGGGCCTGGTCCATTCATGGACGCGGCGCAGGCGGCGCTGCAGCAGCTTGGCGTGCCGCGCGGCAAGCTGCATGTGGAGCGCTTCGTGTCCCTGCCGGATGTGGCAGCGGCCAAGACACCGGCGGCGCCTGTCCCGAACGAGCCCGCCGCCATGCGCGGCGCGGCGCTGACCGTGCAGCTCGACGGCGCAGCCCACCAGCTCAATGTCGCGCCCGACGAGACGGTGCTGGATGCGCTGCAGCGCGCCGGCGTCGCCGCCCCCAGTTCCTGCCGTGCGGGCCTGTGCGGCGCCTGCATGTGCCAGGTGACGCAGGGCGACGTGACGCTCGGCGAAAACCACGTGCTCGATCGCGCCGACCTCGACGCGGGCTGGACGCTGGCCTGCCAGGCGCGCCCCGCGAGCGACGAACTCCACCTGAAGTTCCCGGATTGA
- a CDS encoding flavin reductase family protein, giving the protein MSANPESSQTLRDDMLKAMRRMARSVAVISCRDGERRYSMSVTAVDSLSADPPSLLICINRNSSIYPPLDAGTDFCINLLAADHQDIAVDCSGRLKGEERFTSGEWEDDLLGVPCLRNAQANLVCRQDGRFDYGTHAVFIGRLREVRLAGEVSPLVYVDGAYTTSAPLRALCSA; this is encoded by the coding sequence ATGAGCGCCAATCCGGAATCCAGCCAGACGTTGCGCGACGACATGCTGAAGGCGATGCGCCGCATGGCGCGCTCGGTGGCGGTCATCAGCTGCCGCGATGGCGAGCGCCGCTATTCGATGTCGGTGACGGCGGTCGATTCGCTGTCGGCGGATCCGCCATCGCTGCTGATCTGCATCAACCGCAACTCGTCGATCTATCCGCCGCTCGATGCCGGCACCGATTTCTGCATCAACCTGCTGGCCGCCGACCACCAGGACATCGCGGTCGATTGCAGCGGCCGCCTCAAGGGCGAGGAACGCTTCACCAGCGGCGAGTGGGAGGACGACCTGCTCGGCGTGCCGTGCCTGCGCAATGCCCAGGCCAACCTGGTGTGCCGGCAGGACGGCCGCTTCGACTATGGCACCCACGCTGTCTTCATCGGCCGGCTGCGCGAGGTGCGGCTGGCAGGCGAGGTGTCACCGCTGGTCTATGTCGACGGCGCCTATACCACCTCCGCGCCGCTGCGCGCGCTGTGTTCCGCCTGA
- a CDS encoding flavin-dependent monooxygenase gives MHHDNNPKELAARLIARAEQMIPVLAQRAAQAESEARIPAETIAEMQAAGFFKVLQPRRYGGYELDPQTFFRIQMALAKGCMSTAWVYGVVGVHNWQLALFDERAQQEVWGNDPTTLIASTYMPVGKVTPVEGGYRFSGHWKFSSGSELCDWIFLGGLVPPSEPGGAYDYRTFLLPRTDYKIVRNWDVLGLRATGSHDIVVDDVFVPDYRTHRAVDGAMGTSPGLAVNDVPLYRLPFAQIFVRAVCTACIGALEGTLDDFVAYADGRVSSNGGSKTAEDGGAQLACANAQVAVDEMRTVLERNFDELLAVAREGGQVQTPRRLHFRYQSSQVAERCAQLANSLLRYAGGNGIYRTNPMVRRFLDLHAARAHYANNLDRFGQNLGGVMMGRANTDFFI, from the coding sequence GTGCATCACGACAACAACCCCAAGGAACTGGCCGCACGCCTGATCGCGCGCGCCGAGCAGATGATCCCCGTGCTGGCGCAGCGCGCCGCGCAGGCAGAGTCCGAAGCGCGTATCCCCGCCGAAACTATCGCCGAGATGCAGGCCGCCGGCTTCTTCAAGGTGCTGCAGCCGCGCCGCTACGGTGGCTATGAACTCGACCCGCAGACCTTCTTCCGCATCCAGATGGCGCTGGCCAAAGGCTGCATGTCCACCGCCTGGGTCTACGGCGTGGTCGGCGTGCACAACTGGCAGCTCGCCCTGTTCGACGAACGCGCGCAGCAAGAGGTCTGGGGCAACGATCCCACCACGCTGATCGCCTCGACCTACATGCCGGTCGGCAAGGTCACCCCGGTCGAAGGCGGCTACCGTTTCTCAGGCCACTGGAAGTTCTCCAGCGGCAGCGAACTGTGCGACTGGATCTTCCTCGGGGGCCTGGTGCCGCCGTCCGAACCGGGCGGTGCCTACGATTACCGCACCTTCCTGCTGCCGCGCACCGACTACAAGATCGTGCGCAACTGGGATGTGCTGGGACTGCGCGCCACCGGCAGCCACGATATCGTCGTCGATGACGTGTTCGTCCCCGACTACCGCACCCATCGCGCCGTCGATGGCGCCATGGGCACCAGCCCGGGCCTTGCCGTCAACGACGTGCCGCTATATCGCCTGCCGTTCGCGCAGATCTTCGTGCGTGCCGTGTGCACCGCGTGCATCGGCGCGCTGGAAGGCACCCTTGACGATTTCGTCGCCTACGCCGACGGCCGCGTCAGCAGCAACGGCGGCAGCAAGACCGCCGAGGACGGCGGTGCGCAACTGGCCTGCGCCAATGCCCAGGTGGCCGTCGACGAAATGCGCACCGTCCTCGAACGCAATTTCGACGAGCTGCTGGCCGTAGCGCGTGAAGGCGGCCAGGTGCAGACGCCGCGACGGCTGCATTTCCGCTACCAGTCGTCGCAGGTGGCCGAGCGCTGCGCGCAGCTCGCCAACAGCCTGCTGCGCTATGCCGGCGGCAACGGCATCTACCGCACCAACCCGATGGTGCGCCGCTTCCTCGACCTGCACGCGGCACGCGCCCACTACGCCAACAACCTGGACCGCTTCGGCCAGAACCTGGGCGGCGTGATGATGGGCCGCGCCAACACCGACTTCTTCATCTGA
- a CDS encoding VOC family protein: protein MQARLLLYPVTDIDTALPFFTQGLGLAVKFRDGDRYCALDAGALTLALVAGEERLVDQPALAFKVDEGKDFAAAIARLVGAGASVTLPAAQGPHETRAVLQTPQGFALVLSAKP from the coding sequence ATGCAAGCCAGACTGCTGCTTTACCCCGTCACGGACATCGACACCGCGCTGCCGTTCTTCACGCAAGGACTCGGACTCGCCGTGAAATTTCGCGACGGCGACCGCTATTGCGCGCTGGACGCGGGCGCGCTGACGCTGGCGCTGGTGGCCGGTGAAGAACGGCTGGTCGACCAGCCCGCGCTCGCGTTCAAGGTGGATGAGGGGAAAGACTTTGCCGCGGCGATTGCGCGGCTGGTGGGTGCGGGGGCCAGCGTGACGCTGCCCGCGGCGCAGGGCCCGCATGAGACCCGCGCGGTACTGCAGACCCCGCAGGGCTTTGCGCTGGTGCTCAGCGCAAAGCCCTGA
- a CDS encoding SDR family oxidoreductase, whose translation MSRRTEGKIAIVTGAASGVGKEDALLLAREGARVVLTDLNEEAGHALAREIGETALFVPHDIASEAGWQQVMARTEQRFGAPGVLVNNAAILMLGSVEDATLEQWQRVMRINADGYFLGCKYGVAAMKAGGGSIVNMSSVAALGGMGAFCAYSASKGAVAALTRAVAGHCKQSGYRIRCNSIHPDGILTPMTAAFLPGGAAALPEEVGGAEPMQRMCHPRDVANLVLFLASDESRFINGAELRIDNAQTIMGVA comes from the coding sequence ATGAGCCGACGTACTGAAGGCAAGATCGCGATCGTCACCGGGGCCGCCAGCGGCGTCGGCAAGGAAGACGCCCTGCTGCTGGCCCGCGAAGGCGCGCGCGTGGTGCTGACCGACCTGAACGAGGAAGCGGGCCACGCGCTGGCGCGCGAGATCGGCGAGACCGCGCTGTTCGTGCCGCACGACATCGCCAGCGAAGCCGGCTGGCAGCAGGTGATGGCGCGCACCGAGCAGCGCTTCGGCGCGCCCGGCGTGCTGGTCAACAACGCCGCCATCCTGATGCTGGGCTCGGTCGAGGATGCCACGCTGGAGCAATGGCAGCGCGTGATGCGCATCAACGCCGACGGCTACTTCCTGGGCTGCAAGTACGGCGTGGCCGCGATGAAGGCAGGCGGCGGCAGCATCGTCAACATGTCGTCGGTGGCAGCACTGGGCGGCATGGGTGCGTTCTGCGCCTACAGCGCCAGCAAGGGCGCGGTGGCGGCGCTGACGCGTGCCGTCGCGGGCCATTGCAAGCAGAGCGGCTACCGCATCCGCTGCAACTCGATCCATCCCGACGGCATCCTCACGCCGATGACCGCTGCCTTCCTGCCGGGCGGCGCGGCGGCCCTGCCGGAAGAGGTGGGCGGCGCCGAGCCGATGCAGCGCATGTGCCATCCGCGCGACGTCGCCAACCTGGTGCTGTTCCTGGCGTCGGACGAATCGCGCTTCATCAACGGCGCGGAACTGCGCATCGACAACGCACAGACCATCATGGGCGTGGCCTGA
- a CDS encoding FAD-binding protein: protein MHPDSVTPVYAPLRLDDPDAHPWQAACDAVVVGFGAAGACAALEAARGGARVIVAERFEGGGASAKSGGVVYAGGGTSYQAAAGYADTPRAMADYLRQETGGVVSEGTLQSFCERSRDMLAWLEDVGVRFAATVPPRKTSYPAQPYYLYYSGNEAVPAYAQHAAPAPRGHRVKGPGMSGRTLYGALRGAVEARAEITVMRQAAARRLIVDKDGAVIGIELWQVPPERHQKRHARLARLAERLHNAMPGVADLLRQRVLQLELRHAQRVAVRTRAVVLATGGFIFNRAMVARHAGKYLQNWRLGATGCDGSGIRLGESAGAATRHLERVSAWRFINPPFDWARGCVVDARGERIGNEETYGATLGHAICERHGGRAWLILDRALARAALRECLGGRLWAFQALPAAMLLLAGARRASSIEALAGKLGMPPAALRATVDACSAAARGEIPDPAGKSAPMCASLEAGPWLAIDISANSRVFPCPAITLGGLSVEESSGRVLAVAGGAPISGLYAVGRTAVGIASNHYVSGLSLADCIWSGRNAGRHLTQQPAGERQAHTNEEITHEPTY, encoded by the coding sequence ATGCATCCCGATTCCGTCACGCCGGTCTACGCACCGCTGCGGCTCGATGACCCGGACGCGCATCCGTGGCAGGCCGCCTGCGATGCTGTGGTAGTGGGCTTCGGCGCCGCCGGTGCCTGCGCAGCGCTGGAAGCCGCGCGCGGCGGCGCGCGCGTGATCGTCGCCGAGCGCTTCGAAGGCGGCGGCGCCAGCGCCAAGAGCGGCGGCGTGGTGTATGCCGGCGGCGGCACGTCCTACCAGGCCGCCGCGGGCTATGCCGATACGCCGCGGGCGATGGCGGATTACCTGCGCCAGGAGACCGGCGGCGTCGTCAGCGAAGGCACGCTGCAGTCCTTCTGCGAGCGCAGCCGCGACATGCTGGCCTGGCTGGAAGACGTGGGCGTGCGCTTTGCCGCCACCGTGCCGCCGCGCAAGACGTCGTACCCGGCGCAGCCGTATTACCTCTATTACTCCGGCAACGAAGCCGTGCCGGCGTACGCGCAGCATGCCGCACCGGCCCCGCGCGGGCATCGCGTGAAAGGCCCCGGCATGTCCGGGCGCACGCTGTACGGCGCGCTGCGCGGCGCCGTGGAAGCCCGGGCGGAAATCACGGTCATGCGCCAGGCCGCGGCGCGCCGGCTGATCGTCGACAAGGACGGCGCAGTCATCGGCATCGAGCTGTGGCAGGTGCCGCCGGAACGCCACCAGAAGCGCCACGCGCGCCTGGCGCGGCTGGCCGAGCGCCTGCACAACGCCATGCCGGGCGTTGCCGACCTGCTGCGCCAGCGCGTGCTGCAGCTCGAGCTGCGCCATGCGCAGCGCGTGGCAGTGCGCACCCGCGCCGTCGTGCTGGCCACCGGCGGCTTTATCTTCAACCGCGCCATGGTGGCGCGCCATGCCGGCAAGTACCTGCAGAACTGGCGCCTCGGCGCGACCGGGTGCGACGGCAGCGGCATCCGGCTCGGCGAATCGGCGGGCGCGGCCACGCGACACCTGGAGCGCGTGTCGGCCTGGCGCTTTATCAATCCGCCGTTCGACTGGGCGCGCGGTTGCGTGGTCGACGCTCGGGGCGAGCGCATCGGCAACGAGGAAACCTATGGCGCCACGCTGGGCCACGCCATCTGCGAGCGGCATGGCGGGCGCGCCTGGCTGATCCTGGACCGCGCGCTGGCGCGCGCCGCACTGCGTGAATGCCTGGGCGGCCGCCTGTGGGCGTTCCAGGCCTTGCCCGCGGCGATGCTGTTGCTCGCCGGCGCCAGGCGTGCGTCCAGCATCGAGGCGCTGGCCGGCAAGCTGGGCATGCCGCCGGCCGCACTGCGCGCTACCGTCGACGCCTGCAGCGCCGCTGCCCGCGGAGAGATTCCCGACCCGGCCGGCAAGTCCGCGCCGATGTGCGCCTCGCTGGAGGCCGGGCCATGGCTCGCCATCGACATCTCGGCGAACTCCCGCGTCTTCCCCTGTCCGGCGATCACGCTCGGCGGCTTGTCCGTGGAAGAGTCGAGCGGCCGTGTGCTGGCCGTCGCAGGCGGCGCCCCCATTTCGGGCCTCTACGCCGTCGGCCGGACCGCGGTGGGCATCGCCTCCAACCATTACGTAAGCGGCCTGTCGCTTGCCGACTGCATCTGGTCGGGGCGCAATGCCGGCCGCCACCTGACACAACAGCCCGCCGGCGAGCGGCAGGCACACACCAACGAGGAGATTACCCATGAGCCGACGTACTGA